The following are from one region of the Paenibacillus sp. KS-LC4 genome:
- a CDS encoding transposase has product MILHCHLQESISHWISVNIKRGAVPKVINDQVREKLRSDEGYALSVRRMIKPESVFGQMKNNWGFRRFLLRGLPKVSLEFGRLSLAHNLLTKATIDQKSEIAVQG; this is encoded by the coding sequence ATGATATTGCATTGCCATTTGCAAGAATCTATTAGCCATTGGATCTCAGTCAATATAAAAAGAGGGGCTGTCCCAAAAGTCATAAATGACCAAGTACGCGAGAAACTTAGGAGCGACGAGGGATACGCCCTGTCGGTTCGACGAATGATCAAGCCCGAGAGTGTATTTGGACAAATGAAGAACAATTGGGGATTCCGGCGCTTTCTGCTTCGTGGCCTGCCGAAGGTAAGCCTTGAGTTCGGACGGCTTTCGCTCGCCCACAATTTGCTCACGAAAGCGACAATAGACCAAAAGTCAGAAATAGCGGTGCAGGGATGA
- a CDS encoding acyl-CoA dehydrogenase family protein — protein sequence MSVQIVSSADRVKPDYEQLRGEIRSLVEAEIKPRAETTDREGRFPKENLQALAEAGWNGVLIPEQWKGRGLDHVAFAIAAEEIGKGCPSTSLVYVMHVGAVQTIALYGNDDQKERWLVPVSEGLVGTYSTSEKASGGHWWFNFSEASRDGADYILNAEKSFTTSSGQADFYVFQTRTPGAQTPTDVSFFLVDSKLPGITPGVWDALGVRGNHSGPITYEGVRVEEKDKLGIEGQGREILESGVSPVYLIGLGSTWLGVAEAALEAATAYVKGMVHRDFNKRLADYQIIRQQLAEVKILIESLKPWQLSLAKQLDELQAQGRPQVELLLPLVEFKVHAAEVANKATKAALDVTGGYGYKKGVFERLFRDARAGIAMGPSNNIAREWIGKALVGLPLELWHEGGD from the coding sequence ATGAGTGTACAAATTGTATCGTCTGCAGACCGTGTTAAGCCTGACTATGAGCAGCTAAGAGGAGAAATTCGCAGCTTGGTGGAGGCGGAGATTAAGCCAAGAGCGGAGACGACGGATAGAGAAGGCCGCTTTCCTAAAGAAAATCTGCAAGCACTGGCTGAAGCTGGCTGGAATGGCGTACTGATCCCTGAGCAATGGAAGGGGCGCGGATTGGATCATGTCGCCTTCGCTATTGCGGCTGAGGAAATCGGTAAGGGCTGTCCTTCTACTTCACTGGTTTATGTGATGCATGTGGGTGCCGTTCAGACGATTGCGCTTTACGGCAACGACGATCAGAAGGAGCGCTGGCTCGTGCCAGTAAGCGAAGGGCTTGTAGGTACGTATTCGACTAGTGAGAAGGCATCAGGGGGTCATTGGTGGTTCAACTTCAGCGAGGCTTCTCGTGATGGCGCAGACTATATACTGAATGCCGAGAAATCCTTCACGACCAGCTCGGGCCAGGCGGATTTTTATGTGTTCCAGACGAGGACACCTGGTGCGCAGACCCCTACCGATGTTAGCTTTTTCCTAGTAGATAGCAAGCTTCCGGGCATTACGCCTGGCGTATGGGATGCATTAGGCGTGCGGGGCAATCATAGCGGCCCAATTACTTATGAGGGCGTACGCGTTGAGGAGAAGGACAAATTAGGAATTGAAGGACAAGGGCGCGAAATTTTGGAGAGCGGCGTATCTCCGGTATATCTGATTGGGCTTGGATCAACTTGGCTGGGCGTTGCGGAGGCTGCGTTGGAGGCGGCAACCGCTTATGTGAAAGGCATGGTTCATCGGGATTTCAATAAACGACTGGCCGATTATCAAATTATTCGCCAGCAGCTGGCTGAAGTGAAAATCTTGATCGAGAGCCTTAAGCCATGGCAGCTATCGCTTGCGAAGCAACTGGATGAGCTGCAAGCACAGGGAAGGCCGCAGGTCGAGCTGCTGCTGCCGCTTGTGGAATTTAAGGTTCATGCAGCAGAGGTGGCGAACAAAGCGACAAAAGCGGCATTGGATGTAACGGGAGGCTATGGCTACAAAAAAGGCGTATTCGAGCGTTTGTTCCGAGATGCCAGAGCGGGTATTGCCATGGGGCCTTCCAACAATATCGCCAGAGAGTGGATTGGCAAAGCGTTAGTCGGTCTTCCGCTGGAGCTGTGGCATGAGGGAGGAGACTAA
- a CDS encoding guanylate kinase: MAGPYIFIFTGTSGSGRKTMAHRIGKELGIKHVSSYTTRPPRDSEPPDRDYHYIDQERFDRMNASGDFIETAVIHKHHYGIRTRELTDLLSEGKHLYMILNSDGASLIKKLYGEQVVRIFLYVEKRTVIERLEAKGLPSDVINSYMSIYTEEVVYRKQCEHVLENLDLNRTMMKIREAIQSHL, translated from the coding sequence ATGGCTGGACCTTATATCTTCATTTTCACCGGTACTAGCGGATCTGGAAGAAAAACGATGGCTCACCGGATCGGCAAGGAACTTGGCATCAAGCATGTCAGCTCTTACACAACACGCCCCCCAAGAGATTCTGAGCCGCCTGACCGCGACTATCATTATATTGATCAAGAACGCTTTGACCGTATGAACGCAAGCGGCGATTTTATTGAAACCGCCGTCATCCATAAGCATCATTATGGTATCCGCACTCGTGAGCTCACCGATTTACTGAGCGAGGGCAAGCATTTGTACATGATTCTCAACAGCGATGGCGCTTCGCTAATCAAGAAGCTGTACGGCGAGCAAGTCGTCCGCATCTTCCTGTATGTAGAAAAACGTACGGTCATTGAGCGGCTGGAGGCGAAGGGACTTCCTTCGGATGTCATCAACAGCTACATGTCGATTTACACCGAAGAGGTCGTCTACCGCAAGCAATGCGAGCATGTGCTGGAAAATCTCGATCTGAATCGCACGATGATGAAAATTCGCGAAGCGATTCAATCGCATTTATAA
- a CDS encoding PucR family transcriptional regulator ligand-binding domain-containing protein, with translation MILADLLKIPSLSGSTVAAGHAGLNRKVSTVNLMDAPDIIHYIKPHELLVTTAYALKDTPQDLVALITSMAAVGCAGLGIKTKRFLAEMPEAAIARANELQFPLIELSLDVSLGDILNQSLGFILEKQTDELRYALESHRHFSNIVLKGQGIREIVQELAALLGSPTLLFDSKLTLAAASSHFQKEPYSRMLPQISLAVGSLSAQDKEAVFCLTAPEPGVLNHVAVHPIKTYQPQGFLVSLQHSYQLQQLPALAMEQAANVISFELLKTQAVKERSRRYKNDLFSDFVDGLVTSEQEMLRRGNRYGLNAGATSSLCIVARPDSSADEPATSTASKAAFRAKPFEEQQLADYEELYDSLKSAFKAQGQSFIIFSKKSWLVLLLTFQPEEAQTVAPELLARISDQVFESTGIAVSFGIGNPVKKLTDIPATYKEAVDAWETAFTSRKRRFVQFYHAKELTDLLRLLPAQELRKFHNDMFKELNRLEDKERSELMRTLIVYHSNNCQIAETAKQLFVHRNTVIYRLEKCEQLTGRKLRNDNDNLRFRIAYLIGQILEPSES, from the coding sequence ATGATTTTAGCCGATCTATTAAAAATACCTTCCCTCTCCGGCTCGACGGTGGCTGCCGGGCACGCCGGACTTAACCGCAAGGTCAGCACCGTCAATTTAATGGACGCCCCGGATATCATTCATTATATTAAGCCGCATGAGCTGCTCGTTACGACTGCTTATGCGCTTAAGGATACGCCGCAGGATCTCGTCGCGCTAATTACTTCAATGGCCGCAGTCGGCTGCGCAGGCCTCGGCATCAAGACAAAGCGTTTCCTTGCCGAAATGCCGGAAGCCGCTATCGCCCGAGCGAATGAGCTGCAATTCCCGCTTATTGAATTGTCGCTTGATGTGTCGCTTGGCGATATTCTCAATCAATCACTGGGCTTTATTTTGGAGAAGCAGACCGATGAGCTGCGATATGCGCTGGAGAGCCACCGCCACTTTTCCAACATTGTACTCAAGGGACAGGGGATTCGCGAAATCGTTCAGGAGCTCGCGGCGCTGCTGGGCAGCCCTACGCTGCTGTTTGATTCGAAGCTTACGCTAGCTGCGGCTTCGTCCCATTTTCAGAAAGAGCCGTATTCCCGCATGCTCCCTCAAATCTCCTTGGCCGTAGGCTCGCTGAGCGCACAGGACAAGGAAGCCGTGTTCTGTCTGACCGCTCCTGAGCCCGGCGTCCTCAATCATGTTGCCGTGCATCCGATCAAGACGTATCAGCCGCAAGGCTTTCTCGTCTCACTTCAGCATTCGTACCAGCTCCAGCAGCTTCCCGCGCTCGCTATGGAACAGGCTGCCAACGTCATTAGCTTTGAGCTGTTGAAGACGCAGGCGGTCAAGGAGCGGTCGCGGCGCTACAAAAATGATCTGTTTTCAGATTTTGTAGATGGCCTCGTCACCTCCGAGCAGGAGATGCTGCGCCGCGGCAATCGGTACGGTCTGAACGCAGGAGCCACTTCCTCCTTGTGCATTGTGGCAAGGCCGGACAGCAGCGCTGACGAACCCGCCACCTCAACAGCATCCAAAGCAGCCTTCCGAGCAAAGCCGTTTGAAGAACAGCAGCTAGCCGACTATGAGGAGCTGTATGACAGCCTGAAGTCCGCTTTCAAGGCACAGGGGCAGTCCTTTATCATTTTCAGCAAGAAAAGCTGGCTTGTGCTCCTGCTCACCTTCCAGCCTGAGGAAGCGCAGACGGTGGCACCAGAGCTGCTGGCTCGCATCAGTGATCAGGTATTCGAAAGCACGGGCATCGCCGTCTCCTTCGGCATTGGCAACCCGGTCAAGAAGCTGACCGACATTCCAGCAACCTACAAGGAGGCGGTTGACGCCTGGGAGACAGCCTTCACCAGTCGCAAGCGCCGGTTCGTACAGTTTTACCATGCTAAGGAGCTAACGGATTTGCTTCGTTTGCTGCCGGCTCAGGAGCTGAGAAAATTTCACAACGACATGTTCAAGGAGCTGAACCGGCTGGAGGACAAAGAGCGCAGCGAGCTGATGCGCACACTCATCGTTTACCACAGCAACAACTGCCAGATCGCTGAAACGGCCAAGCAGCTGTTCGTACACCGCAATACCGTCATTTACCGCTTGGAAAAATGTGAGCAGCTTACAGGCCGCAAGCTGCGAAATGACAACGACAATTTGCGCTTCCGCATTGCTTATCTCATCGGCCAAATTCTAGAGCCTTCGGAATCGTAA
- the sfnG gene encoding dimethylsulfone monooxygenase SfnG, translated as MTLKFAYWVPNVSGGLVISKIPQKTGWSFDDNARYAQLAEEAGFEFALLQTRFIASYGADNQLEAISLASALAAVTSKIKLIAAVLPGLWHPGTVAKMISTIDHISHGRAAVNIVSGWFKGEFHGYGEPWLDHDERYRRSEEFIRVLQELWSQDEASFRGDFYRLNAAPLKPKPSVIPPVFQGGNSSAARTMASRVSDWYFMNGNTIEGFKAQIDEVKAAAAANNREVRVGANAFVIVRDTEEEARQVLRDIIAYSDPEAVEGFRSQVQFAGKASPEREGMWANSDYNDLVQYNDGFKTGLIGTAEQVADKIIALKAIGVDLILTAFLHYDEEIKAFGEKVIPLVREKEAALLSIAAQ; from the coding sequence ATGACTTTGAAATTTGCTTATTGGGTGCCAAATGTAAGCGGAGGCTTGGTTATCTCCAAAATTCCGCAAAAAACCGGATGGTCGTTCGATGATAATGCGAGATACGCGCAGCTTGCAGAAGAAGCGGGCTTCGAATTTGCGCTGCTCCAGACCCGTTTCATAGCGAGCTATGGAGCAGACAATCAGTTGGAGGCGATTAGTCTGGCCTCTGCGCTGGCGGCAGTGACCTCGAAGATTAAACTGATAGCAGCTGTGTTGCCGGGTTTATGGCATCCGGGAACCGTCGCCAAAATGATTTCAACCATTGATCATATCAGCCATGGAAGGGCTGCTGTTAATATCGTCAGCGGTTGGTTTAAGGGAGAGTTTCATGGCTATGGCGAGCCGTGGCTGGATCACGATGAGCGCTACCGCAGGTCGGAGGAATTTATCCGCGTACTGCAAGAGCTATGGTCGCAGGATGAAGCTTCCTTCCGCGGCGATTTCTATCGCCTTAACGCCGCACCCCTGAAGCCGAAGCCAAGCGTCATTCCGCCAGTATTTCAGGGTGGAAATTCCTCGGCAGCACGAACGATGGCCTCGCGAGTATCGGATTGGTATTTTATGAATGGCAATACGATCGAAGGCTTTAAGGCGCAAATTGATGAGGTTAAGGCGGCTGCGGCGGCTAATAATCGCGAGGTGCGGGTAGGGGCAAATGCATTTGTTATCGTACGGGATACGGAGGAAGAGGCTAGACAAGTGCTTAGGGATATTATCGCGTATTCGGACCCCGAGGCTGTGGAAGGCTTCCGAAGTCAAGTGCAGTTTGCCGGGAAAGCCTCGCCTGAGCGGGAGGGAATGTGGGCGAACTCAGATTACAACGATCTAGTGCAGTACAACGATGGCTTTAAAACGGGCCTCATTGGCACGGCTGAGCAGGTGGCTGACAAGATCATCGCTCTAAAGGCCATTGGGGTAGACCTCATTCTAACTGCCTTTCTGCATTATGACGAGGAAATTAAAGCGTTCGGCGAAAAAGTTATTCCACTGGTTCGAGAGAAGGAAGCGGCATTGCTAAGTATAGCTGCCCAATAA